GTGGCGCATGGATCAAACCTGTAGCCGGAGATTTCAAAAAAGCGGCCAGACGGGCGCACCGAGATCGCGGTTGGCCGGGCCAGTTGCCCCGCCTGCGCAATGGCATCGTCGACAGTGCGCGGCATCGGGTAGCCCGGCGCGCGCTTGCGCCACCACTCGAGCGCCTTCTGGCGCGCATAGCCCTGATGCTCGACACAGACCCATTCGTTGTAGGACTTCAGCCCGCAGTTATAGGTGACCTTCAGTGAGGGCAGCCCGCCGCGTTTGTCATGACGGCTGTAAGACACACCATGGACCGGCAGCCATTCAACTTTCGGCGACAGAACCGGGAGCGTGGCCGCTGTGGGGGCGATCTTCACCTCACATGCTGGAAAGACATAGCCACAATCAGGGCATTCCGTCGCCGAGAGCGCGATGATGCTGTCGCACTCGGGGCAGACTTTTGTGGGAGCATCCCCACCCCCGCCATCGCCCGGGCGTTTGGGGCGAACAAGATCAATTGGTCCGTGGCGGCGCACATTGCCCGCAAAGTCGAGCACCAGGCAGTTTTCCTTGCCCGGAGCCAGCCGCGTGCCGCGACCGACCATTTGGACATAAAGCCCTGCGGATTTGGTGGGACGCAGCAACGCGATAAGATCGACGCCAGGCGCGTTGAACCCGGTCGTCAGCACGCCCATTGAGGCCAGCGCGCGGATTTCACCGCGCTTGAAGGCCGCGATGATGGCATCGCGTTCGTCCTTTGGTGTATCGCCGAAGATTGTGCGGCAGGTGATGCCTTGACGCTCAAACTCCTCAGCCACATGGCGCGCGTGCTCGACGCCCGAGCAAAAAGCAAGCCAGGATTTGCGGTCTTTTCCATGGGTGATGATCTCGGCAACGGCCGCCCGCGTCGTCGCTTCCTGATCGACCGCGGCTGCCAGATCGCGGGCAATGAAGTCGCCCGCACGTGTGCCGACCTTTGAGACGTCGAGCCGCGTATTGGGCTGTTTCGACACCAGTGGGCTGAGATAGCCGGCATCAATGAGATCACGTACCGGCGCTTCATAGGCAATGTCTGTGAAGAGTGCGTCCTTGCCCTCATGCAGCATGCCGCTGCCAGTGCGAAACGGTGTGGCGGTGAGGCCAATCACCTTCAGCGCAGGATTGATCGCCTGCAGAGCGTCCAGAAAGCGCCGATACATCGTGCTGGCATTGCCCGGGATCAGATGGGCCTCATCAATCAACACCAGATCGGTGTGGCCGATCTCATGGGCGCGGCGATGGATTGATTGGATGCCAGCAAACAAGACGCGGGCCTGCGCCTCACGTTTCCCCAAGCCCG
The window above is part of the Paracoccaceae bacterium genome. Proteins encoded here:
- a CDS encoding DEAD/DEAH box helicase, with translation MLTLRPYQDTAISSIYDYFQTNKGNPLVVIPTAGGKSLVMASFIEGVLKAWPDQRILIVTHVRELIAQNHAEMIGLWPEAPAGIYSAGLGKREAQARVLFAGIQSIHRRAHEIGHTDLVLIDEAHLIPGNASTMYRRFLDALQAINPALKVIGLTATPFRTGSGMLHEGKDALFTDIAYEAPVRDLIDAGYLSPLVSKQPNTRLDVSKVGTRAGDFIARDLAAAVDQEATTRAAVAEIITHGKDRKSWLAFCSGVEHARHVAEEFERQGITCRTIFGDTPKDERDAIIAAFKRGEIRALASMGVLTTGFNAPGVDLIALLRPTKSAGLYVQMVGRGTRLAPGKENCLVLDFAGNVRRHGPIDLVRPKRPGDGGGGDAPTKVCPECDSIIALSATECPDCGYVFPACEVKIAPTAATLPVLSPKVEWLPVHGVSYSRHDKRGGLPSLKVTYNCGLKSYNEWVCVEHQGYARQKALEWWRKRAPGYPMPRTVDDAIAQAGQLARPTAISVRPSGRFFEISGYRFDPCATSTPASAPSATGNLAGLVCSTRYSKSRTSGGTKAVNASVLAPARTSVRGGQV